From a single Vitis vinifera cultivar Pinot Noir 40024 chromosome 18, ASM3070453v1 genomic region:
- the LOC104882669 gene encoding probably inactive leucine-rich repeat receptor-like protein kinase At5g48380 — translation MHRVVRLRNVGLTVLASRGSKEPNNALAPKWVFNLLITSKANVYSYGIKVLEMVTGKSPTAIPNTDAQRETEQRGLIKWVSDRMNESIARGRGLKTPWTLRCKANAACAGWKL, via the coding sequence ATGCATAGAGTGGTTCGACTCAGGAATGTGGGTTTGACAGTTCTAGCTTCTCGAGGGTCAAAGGAACCAAATAATGCATTGGCTCCTAAATGGGTATTCAACCTTCTCATCACCTCCAAGGCAAACGTTTACAGCTATGGAATCAAGGTTTTAGAGATGGTGACCGGGAAGAGCCCAACTGCTATCCCCAATACTGATGCCCAAAGAGAGACAGAGCAACGCGGGTTGATTAAATGGGTGAGTGATCGAATGAATGAGAGTATTGCTAGGGGTCGTGGATTGAAAACACCTTGGACCCTACGGTGCAAGGCGAATGCGGCCTGCGCTGGATGGAAATTATGA